ACCCCCTCAGACcccctcagacctcctcagacCCCCTCAGAACTCCCGTTCATTGATCTTTCAAACAAAAAGTGCAAGTGCAAAACAAAAGAGTAAGAACTAAAGGGTGGCGCTccagagaggaagaggctgaAGCAGGTGGAGGTCagagctgctcttcatcactgtgaaGCACTTCCTGCTCCGTCTGTCACATGGTCAcacctcagccaatcagctgtgagCGTAGATGAGGCGATGATGGCGAAGCTGGATGTGATGTCATCAAACAggatgagggtgtgtgtgttctgtccagtactctgatgtgtgtgtgtgtgtgtgtgtgtgtgttgaggtgtgtgcTGCGATGACTTCCTGGTTCACCTGCCGACAGGTGGCAGTGGAGGAGCTCCTCTCATCACtggaacacacagacagacagacggctgTTAGAGACTCAGCAGCGCCCCCCTCAGGCTGGAGTTGGTTATACTAGTTATCGGATTCCAGGTGAAGTCGTCACGTTGGGTTGAAGCTAACTAGCAGAAACAATCGTCACGTTGGGTTTAAGCTAACTAGCAGAAGCGGTCGTCACGTTGGGTTTAAGCTAACTAGCAGAAACAATCGTCACGTTGGGTTTAAGCTAACTAGCAGAATCGGTCGTCACGTTGGGTTTAAGCTAACTAGCAGAAACGGTCGTCACGTTGGGTTTAAGCTAACTAGCAGAAGCAGTCGTCACGTTGGGTTTAAGCTAACTAGCAGAAACAATCGTCACGTTGGGTTTAAGCTAACTAGCAGAAACGGTCGTCACGTTGGGTTTAAGCTAACTAGCAGAAACAATCGTCACGTTGGGTTTAAGCTAACTAGCAGAAGCGGTCGTCACGTTGGGTTTAAGCTAACTAGCAGAAACAATCGTCACGTTGGGTTTAAGCTAACTAGCAGAAACAATCGTCACGTTGGGTTTAAGCTAACTAGCAGAAACGGTCGTCACGTTGGGTTTAAGCTAACTAGCAGAAGCGGTCGTCACGTTGGGTTTAAGCTAACTAGCAGAAACAATCGTCACGTTGGGTTTAAGCTAACTAGCAGAAACGGTCGTCACGTTGGGTTTAAGCTATCTAGCAGAAGCGGTCGTCACGTTGGGTTTAAGCTAACTAGCAGAAACAATCGTCACGTTGGGTTTAAGCTAACTAGCAGAAGCGGTCGTCACGTTGGGTTTAAGCTAACTAGCAGAAACGGTCGTCACGTTGGGTTTAAGCTAACTAGCAGAAACGGTCGTCACGTTGGGTTTAAGCTAACTAGCAGAAGCGGTCGTCACGTTGGGTTTAAGCTAACTAGCAGAAACAATCGTCACGTTGGGTTTAAGCTAACTAGCAGAAGCGGTCAGCACGTTGGGTTTAAGCTAACTAGCAGAAGCGGTCGTCACGTTGGGTTTAAGCTAACTAGCAGAAACGGTCGGCACGTTGGGTTTAAGCTAACTAGCAGAAGCGGTCGTCACGTTGGGTTTAAGCTAACTAGCAGAAACAATCGTCACGTTGGGTTTAAGCTAACTAGCAGAAACAGTCGTAACGTTGGGTTTAAGCTAACTAGCAGAAACAATCGTCATGTACTGTAGTGCTGTTACTGTATCTTAGtactgtttttctgctcttgtcACAGTATTGTAttagtactgctgtagtactgctgcagtactgcagtactactacagtacagtGAGTACCTCTGTTGGCCCGGCTGGGGTAGATCTTGGCAAAGTGTCGGTACTCTTCTGGAGGAGGGAAGTCGTCCAGAGGATGAAACGAATACTTGGACTCAAAGTcatctgcaggaggagagaggagagatcagacagacagctggactcAGGTGAACTACGTCggacagacagctggaggacGGGTGGAGGACGAAGGACGGAGGACGGAGACACaggactgatggactgatggaggaggagatcaAACATCAGCTGATTCAGCCTCTGACTCTTGGTGTCTTTTTATGTTTGGAAGAATCAATCAGACTAAACCAAACATTTCAGGACATTTTACatagaccagcagagaccagcagagaccagcagagagaAGCATAAACTAGCAGAGACCAGTAGAGACaagcagagaccagcagagagaAGCATAAACTAGCAGAGACCAgtagagaccagcagagaccagcagagcTCCTGGTCTCTGCCGTGTTCTGGTTTTGATGGACAGACGGAGGAAAGGTGAGACTCACCGACAAATGAAcgagggatggaggaggaggaggaggagtgtccGTTGcggagaggggggggaggcGGGGGAGGAGCGGCGGGGGTGCgggtgggtgggggaggaggtTTCCCTCTGGCGGGGGGGtcagaagagagggaggggctACCATGTGTCCTgtaaggagggggggggggggcttctcTGCCACCCGCCCTCGACGACGACGAAGGCTggacaggaacaggaggagctgaggagagagATCAATACAGGTGATCAGGAGATCAATACAGgtgatcctacatttcccataatgcagctggGTGGTCTGAGTGTGACAGTCTGATGACATCACTAGGATCAGCTGTTAGCGTGTTGAACGCCAGGTGACGTGCGTGTTGAGGCCTCACCTGCTCCTCTACCTGGAGTCTCTCTGACTGGGGGCGGCGGCCTGCTGGCGCCCTGttgggagggggtgggggaggcagggggaggaggaggggctgggCCTCTGGTGGGGGTGTGGCCTCCAGGTGAGGGGGCTGTTCTCTTGTTGCCAAGGGAGTTGTGGCGCTGCGGCAGTTCAGGCACTGCCTCGCTGCTACCTGTCGGACCATTAGTGACACGGTACGgtggagggggcggggccagagaggaggaggtggagtttCCTCCTGAGGTGGGAGGGCGTCTGCTGTTGCCAGGAGACGGGGGAGGTTTGGAGGGGAGGGGCGGGGTGTTGTTGGGGGTCGGGGGGAGGGGCTTCTCTCTGTTGtaagacgaggaggagggaggggagggggcatTACCACgacgacagagaggaggaggaggcggggcaGAGGAGGAGTGCTTcatggagggggaggaggctgcagaggagggggaggagggagagggagaggaggacaggttGGGCAGAGATGGACGCTGGGAGCGATTCGTCTCCATCGGCGACAACGCCTGAGGGGAGGGGCTTTCAGTGTCGTCATGGCGAGTGCTGGGGGGGCGCGGCGCGGCGGGGCGAGTGGAGGGAGAGCGTCCAGAGGAACCATCTGCAGGGAGCATGGAGGACACAACATTTAACAACCGTCATAACTAATAAACCTCTAACCAATATAACCAACTAAACCTCTAACCAATGTTTCTAACTAAACATCTAACCAATATAACCAACTAAACCTCTAACCAATGTTTCTAACTAAACCACTAACCAATATAACCAACTAAACCTCTAACCAATGTTTCTAACTAAACATCTAACCAATATAACCAACTAAACCTCTAACCAATGTTTCTAACTAAACCACTAACCAATATAACCAACTAAACCTCTAACCAATGTTTCTAACTAAACATCTAACCAATATAACCAACTAAACCTCTAACCAATGTTTCTAACTAAACCACTAACCAATATAACCAACTAAACCTCTAACCAATATAACCAACTAAACCACTAACCAATATTTCTAACTAAACCACTAACCAATATAACCAACTAAACCTCTAACCAATGTTTCTAACTAAACATCTAACCAATATAACCAACTAAACCTCTAACCAATGTTTCTAACTAAACATCTAACCAATATAACCAACTAAACCTCTAACCAATGTTTCTAACTAAACATTTAACCAATGTAACCAACTAAACCACTAAACAATGTAACCAACTAAACCTCTAACCAATGTTTCTAACTAAACACCTAACCAATGTAACCAACTAAACCACTAAACAATGTAACCAACAAAACCTCTAACCAATGTTTCTAACTAAACACCTAACCAATGTAACCAACTAAACCACTAAACAATGTAACCAACTAAACCTCTAACCAATGTTTCTAACTAAACATCTAACCAATGTAACCAACTAAACCACTAACCAATATAACCAACTAAACCACTAAACAATGTAACCAACTAAACCTCTAACCAATGTTTCTAACTAAACATCTAACCAATGTAACCAACTAAACCACTAAACAATGTAACCAACTAAACCTCTAACCAATGTTTCTAACTAAACATCTAACCAATGTAACCAACTAAACCACTAAACAATGTAACCAACTAAACCACTAACCAATGTTTCTAACTAAACACCTAACCAATGTAACCAACTAAACCACTAAACAATGTAACCAACAAAACCTCTAACCAATGTTTCTAACTAAACACCTAACCAATGTAACCAACTAAACCACTAAACAATGTAACCAACTAAACCTC
This genomic window from Pempheris klunzingeri isolate RE-2024b chromosome 17, fPemKlu1.hap1, whole genome shotgun sequence contains:
- the wipf2b gene encoding WAS/WASL-interacting protein family member 2b, producing the protein MPIPPPPPPPPGGPPPPPTFSQANISPPKLSRDEAKGRGALLADICTGTRLRKVAVVNDRSAPLLDKAKGGGAAAAGANGSAAGSPSGSAPPIGGLFTGGVPKLRPVGDGSSGRSPSTRPAAPRPPSTRHDDTESPSPQALSPMETNRSQRPSLPNLSSSPSPSSPSSAASSPSMKHSSSAPPPPPLCRRGNAPSPPSSSSYNREKPLPPTPNNTPPLPSKPPPSPGNSRRPPTSGGNSTSSSLAPPPPPYRVTNGPTGSSEAVPELPQRHNSLGNKRTAPSPGGHTPTRGPAPPPPPASPTPSQQGASRPPPPVRETPGRGAAPPVPVQPSSSSRAGGREAPPPPPYRTHGSPSLSSDPPARGKPPPPPTRTPAAPPPPPPPLRNGHSSSSSSIPRSFVDDFESKYSFHPLDDFPPPEEYRHFAKIYPSRANRVMRGAPPLPPVGR